A window from bacterium encodes these proteins:
- a CDS encoding type II toxin-antitoxin system Phd/YefM family antitoxin: protein MVQISVDEIKQNLSVYLPHVESGETIVVMKDGKPLAEFRPVVSTSKQLRPFGLCKGEFIVSDDFDNPLPESIIQEFEEQ from the coding sequence ATGGTTCAAATTAGTGTAGATGAAATAAAACAAAATTTATCGGTTTATCTTCCACATGTGGAATCTGGAGAGACGATTGTTGTTATGAAGGATGGTAAGCCACTGGCAGAATTCAGACCTGTTGTTTCGACTTCTAAACAACTACGACCTTTTGGATTATGCAAGGGAGAGTTTATCGTATCAGATGACTTTGACAATCCATTGCCAGAAAGTATCATTCAGGAGTTTGAAGAACAATGA
- a CDS encoding type II toxin-antitoxin system VapC family toxin: MKESIYLETTVVSYYTSKPSRDIIVLAHQEITRQWWPMAVGQFNIFISEVVIEEAGLGDQEAAKRRLEELKDFPHLELNNKVEEMAQVYMEKLEIPEKSFRDAAHLAVASVHNIDYLITWNCAHLANGEVIKKLMKINEPFGIHTPIICTPEELMEV, translated from the coding sequence ATGAAAGAATCAATATACCTTGAGACTACAGTAGTGAGCTATTATACTTCTAAGCCAAGTCGAGACATCATAGTCCTTGCTCATCAAGAAATTACACGCCAATGGTGGCCTATGGCAGTAGGACAATTTAACATTTTTATATCTGAGGTTGTAATTGAAGAAGCTGGATTGGGTGATCAAGAAGCGGCTAAAAGAAGGTTAGAAGAACTAAAGGACTTTCCTCATTTGGAATTGAATAATAAAGTTGAGGAAATGGCACAAGTATACATGGAAAAATTAGAAATTCCAGAAAAGTCTTTCCGTGACGCTGCTCATCTTGCTGTTGCCTCTGTTCATAACATTGATTATCTTATAACCTGGAATTGTGCACACCTTGCTAATGGTGAAGTTATTAAGAAGTTAATGAAGATAAACGAGCCCTTTGGTATTCACACACCGATTATTTGCACACCAGAGGAGTTAATGGAGGTGTAA